The DNA sequence CGGCTTCCACCGCTGCGGCCAGCCGCAGTACGTCGTCCTCGGTGTGCCCAGGTGCCGCCGCGACCCCGGTGACGGTGTGCGCGCCCCGGGTCAGGGTGCCGGTCTTGTCGAACAGCACCGCGTCCACGGTCCGCATCCGTTCCAGGGCCAGCCGGTTCTTGACCAGGATCCCGGCCTTGGCCGCCACGGCCGTCGACAACGCGATCACCAGGGGGATCGCCAGGCCCAGGGCGTGCGGGCAGGCGATCACCAGTACGGTGACCGTCCGTACCACGGAGTCGTCGAGGCTGCCGAACGCCCACCAGGCGGCGAAGGTCAGCACGGCGGCGGCCATCGCTACGTAGAACAGCAGGGCGGCGAACCGGTCGGCGAGCATCTGGGCCCGGCCGCTCGAGGCCTGGGCCTGTGCGACGAGGCGTTGGATGCCGGCCAGGGCGGTGTCCTCGCCGACGGCCTCGACCCGTACCCGGACAGCCGAGTCGGTCGCGACGGTGCCGGCCACCACCGGGTCACCGACGCGTCGGTGCACCGGCCGGGACTCTCCGGTGATCATCGACTCGTCCATCTCCGCTTCGCCGTCGGTGATCCGCCCGTCGGCGGGCACCCGGGCACCGGAGCGCACCAGCACCAGATCCCCGGCCCGCAGGTCGGCCACCGTGACCTGCTGGACCTGCCCGTCGTCGGCGACCCGTTCCGCGTCGTCGGGCAGCAGCGCGGCCAGCGCGGACAGCGCCCCCTGCGCCTGGCCGATCGCCTTCATCTCCTGCCAGTGGCCGAGCAGCATGATCGTCACCAGCGCTGCCAGCTCCCACCAGAAGTCCAGGTCGAAGGCGCCGATGCTGGTGGCCAGCGAGGCCAGGTAGGCAACGGTGATGGCCATCGAGATCAGCAGCATCATGCCGGGCGCGCGGTCGCGGACCTCGCGTACCCCGCCGACCAGGAACGGCCAGCCGCCGTAGAAGAACACCACCGAGCCGAGCACCGGGCCGACCAGGGACATACCGGGAAAGTCCAGCGAGTAGCCGAACCAGTCCATCACCATGTGACTGGTGACCACGACTGGCACGGTCAGCGCGAGACTCAGCCAGAACTTGCGGCGGAACATCTCCGGGTCGTGCCCCGCGTGCTTGTCGTGCCCACCATGGCCACCGTGCCCACCATGGCCACCGTGGCCGCTATGGCCACCGTGCTTGTCGTGGCCGGTGTGCTCGTCGTGTCGGGTTCCATCCGTTTCCACGTCGCCACAATACCCCCTAGGGGTATATCCGCAAGGGGTTTCATGAACCTCGTGGTCGACCTGTGCCACAGCGGGTTGGACGGGAGGCCCGGCGGTGGTTACGCGTCGGCCGACACGGACGCCGCGACGATGTACGCCCGGAGACAACCATGTGGGTTCCCTCGATGCCCGTGGTCATCCGACGCAGACTCGTCCCCCGCGCGGCTCCGGGGAACCCAAGGTGTCTCCGGACGGGTACCTCGTCCCGATGGGGTCACGCTGAGTCAATTGCTCGGGGCCTTATCGTCACCACCGACAGCTCACCGGCTGAACCGCCCCGGGCGATCAGGGCGACGGTCGGCGGCCGCCGCCGCCCGGCGGCGGCGGCGCCGAACCTGGCCGACCACCCAGTAGACGACCAGTCCGCCGAGCAGTACGAAGACCGCCACGTCGAACCAGCGGCTGTACCGCTCGACCTGTTGCCACTGTGAGCCGAGCGCGAACCCGGCGCCGACGAACAGCGCGTTCCACACCCCGCTGCCCAGCGTGGTGAAGGCGCTGAACTGGGTCAACGGCATCCGGTCGGCACCGGCCGGCACCGAGACCAGGCTCCGCACGACCGGCACCATCCGGCCGAACAGCACCGCCCACCGCCCGTACCGGTCGAACCACCGGTCGGCCTTGTCCAGGTCCTCCAGATCAACCAGCGGCACCTTGTCCAGCCAGCGTCGCAGCCGTGCCTCGCCGATCGCCGCGCCCAGCCAGTAGAGCAGCAACGCGCCGGCCAGTGAGCCGAGCGTCGCCCCGACCCAGACCCCGACCAGGTTCACCCGGTCCTGACTGGCCAGGTAGCCGGCCATCGCCAGCACCACCTCGCTGGGGATCGGCGGGACGACGCTCTCCAGCGCCACCAGCAGGCCGACCCCGAGCTCACCCAGCCGGGCGATGACATCGGCCACCCAGCCGGTCAGCCCGCCGATCTGGTCCGGTGGGGTGTCGACGGTGACGGCCATGGCGCTCCCTGCGTCGAGGTAAGCCCATCGGGTACCCGGCGGCCGGTGGCGCTACACCTGCTCAACGACCGGCTACGCCCTCATCCGGGTACCGACCGGCTACGCCCTCATCCGGGTCAACCATTGCCGACGGGCGTCGACGTACCGAACTCTCCCGCACCTGCAGCTTGGTGGGCAGGGTGACGGTGGTCGCGGCCCGGTCGGGGTCGGCGATCCGCTCGATGAGCAACTGGGCGGCGGTCTCTCCCAACTGGTACGTCGGCTGGGTCACGGTGGTCAACGCGGGCCGTACCAGATGCGCCCACGGCAGGTCGTCGAAGCCGACCACACCCATCTCCGCCGGCACCGGGATGCCCTGGTCGACCAGGCACTCCACCGCACCGACGGTCATCAGGTTGTTCGCCGCGAACAGCGCATCCGGTCGCGGTCGTAGCCGCAGCAGCTCCGTCATCGCCCGGTAGCCACCGTCGGAGCGGAAATCGGCATGGCGGACCAGCTCCTCCTGGTACGGCTGCCCGGCATCGGCCAGTGCCCGCTGGTAGCCGCCCAGCCGTCGGCAGGCGGTCCAGACGCCGCGTCGCCCGGTGATGCAGGCGATCCGCCGGTAGCCGGAGTCGAGCAGGTGCGTGGTGGCCAGCCGGGCGCCGTGCTCGTTGTCCACCAGTACGGTGTCGATCCGGCTGCCGTGCAGCTGCCGGTCGACCACCACCACCGGCACCCGGGCGGCGGTGAGCTGCCCCAGATCGGCGGCCGGCCCGGACGGGGCGATGATCACCCCGGCGACCTGTTCGGCGAGGACGGCGTTCAGGTAGCGGGTTTCCTTGGCCGGATCCTCGTCGGTGTTGCACAGCACGACCGAGTAGCCGGCCTGCTGGGCGAGGTCCTCGACGCCGCGGACCAGGGCGGTGAAGAACGGGTTGCCGATGTCGCTGATCACCACCGCCCACAACGTGGTCCGGCTGCGGCGCAGGTTGCGGGCCACCGCGTTGGGCCGGTAGTCCAGCTCGCGCATTGCCCGCCGGACCCGGTCCGCCAGCGCGGGATCCACGTTGGTGTGGCCGTTGACGACCCGGGAGACGGTAGCTGGGGAGACCTCCGCTTTCCGCGCAACGTCATAGATGGTCGCCATCGTTCATCGCCCTCTTCACTTGCTCCCGACCCGGGGGTGCCGGTCACGGACCCGGGACGATGATTACAGACCGGGTACGGAGCGCGATGGTCCACCAGTTCGGACATCCAGGACGTAACGCATGCAGTCCGGCGCTGAGCTGCTATGCAATGACCGTCCACTGTCGGGATACCGACACCCGTGGCGGGCTCCACACCGGACGCCGGCCAGCCGGCGTCCGAACCAGCCCGAGCGTCGGCGGCCGAACTACGCCGTCGCGTCGGCGTCCGGACCTGCCGAGGTTCGGCTGCGCCGCAGCCACAGCAGCCCGATCACCGGCAGCACCAGCGGGATGTAGCCGTACCCGCTGCCAAAGCCCGACCAGACCGTCTCGTCCGGAAACGCCGCCGGCACCGCGAGACTCGCCGCGCCGATGCCGAGTACGCCGACCAGCTCCACCGTGCAGCAGCCGTACGCGATCCGCCGGCCGACCGGGCCATCGATGATCAGCCCGGCGGCCGCCACCAGGTACACCACTGCGGCGAAGGCGGAGAGCAGATACGCCACCGGCGCCTCGCCGAACCGGGTGGCGATCTGCACGCCGGCCCGGGACGAGGCGGCGATCGCGAAGAGAATGTAGACGCCGATCAGCACCCGGCCCGGCCCGCTGCGGGTCCGCGCCGTCCGCTCGGTGCGCGCCGTCCGGCCATCCGTCGACGTCGGGTCAGCCACCGCCGACCGCCGTCCAGGTCTGCTGCAGCCGGACCACCAGCACCGGGATCACCAGGGCGAAGACGCCGACGGTCAACGAGCCCCACCGGGTCGGCTCCATCCGACCCAGCACCCCCGCCATCGGCGGCAGGCTGAGCGTGGTGATCAGGTAGCCGGCGAAGACCGGTGGTTCACCGGGACGCTCCCCGCCGACCAGCGCCACCACGGCGGCCACGGTCAACGCGAGCAGAGCCACCTCGACCACCGCCAGCCCGCCGTACTGGATCAGACCCGGCGGCCGGTCCAACGCCGCGCAGAGCAGCGCCCAGCCGGCGACGGCCAGCGCCCCGACGATGACCACGGCGGCGATCGGCCCGTTCACCGCCGCACCACCGGCTCAGCTGCCACAGTCACGCCGAACACCCTACTCACCAGCTACCGCGACCCGTCGAGGTGCGTCCCGGCGGGCTCGCGAGGCGTTACCGGGCGACCCGATCCGCCGTGTCCGGACGGTGGCTCTCGGTATCAGTCGGAGTCTATAGTCAGTCCCGGACGGTCCGATCCACCCTGGGGAGGGCGTGGTGGTTGGCGTCGGCATCTGGGGCCTCCTGATCGCCAGCTGTCTCGTCTTGCTCGCCCTGCTCGCGCTGGCCGCGTTGGCCGCCCGCGCGGCGGAGCACCCGGCCGACCGGCGGGCGCTGCGGGCCGAAGCCGACGAACTCGCCGCCGAGGCGCAGGCCATCGCCGTCGCGGCCGACAACGCCCGGACCGCCGCCGACCAGCTGCGCGACCGGGCGGCCGCCGCCGAGCTGGCCCGCGACGACGCCTGGCAGCGGCAGGAAACCGCCGGCCGGGCCTATCAGCAGGCGTTGCTCGCCGACCAGGAGGACCGGCCGGCGGCCGTCGTCACCGGTGCGCCGCTGCCCGCCGAGCACGGGCGCGACGTCAGCCGGGCCGCGCTCACCGCGTACCGCCGGGGCGACATCTCGGTGCAGCAACTGCGTACGGTGTGGCGACGGGCCGGTGGCGCGCCGCCGGATCCGACGGCGGCCGACCGGGCCGACCGGGCCGTCGACCGGCACCGCGTCCGCGACCAGGCGGCCCGCCGGGAGTACGACGTGGTCGCCGCCGCCGCACGTCGGGCCGTGGAAGCGGCCTACATCGCCGAACTGAGCGCCGCCGCGCTGGCCGAGGAGGCGGCGGCCGCCGCAGCCGACGCCGAGGAGGCCCGCTA is a window from the Solwaraspora sp. WMMD792 genome containing:
- a CDS encoding DedA family protein, encoding MAVTVDTPPDQIGGLTGWVADVIARLGELGVGLLVALESVVPPIPSEVVLAMAGYLASQDRVNLVGVWVGATLGSLAGALLLYWLGAAIGEARLRRWLDKVPLVDLEDLDKADRWFDRYGRWAVLFGRMVPVVRSLVSVPAGADRMPLTQFSAFTTLGSGVWNALFVGAGFALGSQWQQVERYSRWFDVAVFVLLGGLVVYWVVGQVRRRRRRAAAAADRRPDRPGRFSR
- a CDS encoding heavy metal translocating P-type ATPase; this encodes MFRRKFWLSLALTVPVVVTSHMVMDWFGYSLDFPGMSLVGPVLGSVVFFYGGWPFLVGGVREVRDRAPGMMLLISMAITVAYLASLATSIGAFDLDFWWELAALVTIMLLGHWQEMKAIGQAQGALSALAALLPDDAERVADDGQVQQVTVADLRAGDLVLVRSGARVPADGRITDGEAEMDESMITGESRPVHRRVGDPVVAGTVATDSAVRVRVEAVGEDTALAGIQRLVAQAQASSGRAQMLADRFAALLFYVAMAAAVLTFAAWWAFGSLDDSVVRTVTVLVIACPHALGLAIPLVIALSTAVAAKAGILVKNRLALERMRTVDAVLFDKTGTLTRGAHTVTGVAAAPGHTEDDVLRLAAAVEADSEHPLARAIVAAATGRGPMSAATDFRSLTGRGVQANVDGTHYAVGGPALLGELDASVPPELTATSEGWSERGAAVLHLLRLDGGRAEVLGAIGLADEVRPEARQAIAELRRQGIDKIMMITGDARPVAEAVAADLGFRSGVDEVFAEVLPADKDKTVADLQARGLTVAMVGDGVNDAPALARADVGIAIGAGTDVAIESAGVVLASSDPRGVTGVIRLSKASYRKMLQNLGWAAGYNVVAIPLAAGVLAWAGLTLSPAVGAILMSASTIVVALNAQLLRRVQLAPDEG
- a CDS encoding LacI family DNA-binding transcriptional regulator, translating into MATIYDVARKAEVSPATVSRVVNGHTNVDPALADRVRRAMRELDYRPNAVARNLRRSRTTLWAVVISDIGNPFFTALVRGVEDLAQQAGYSVVLCNTDEDPAKETRYLNAVLAEQVAGVIIAPSGPAADLGQLTAARVPVVVVDRQLHGSRIDTVLVDNEHGARLATTHLLDSGYRRIACITGRRGVWTACRRLGGYQRALADAGQPYQEELVRHADFRSDGGYRAMTELLRLRPRPDALFAANNLMTVGAVECLVDQGIPVPAEMGVVGFDDLPWAHLVRPALTTVTQPTYQLGETAAQLLIERIADPDRAATTVTLPTKLQVRESSVRRRPSAMVDPDEGVAGRYPDEGVAGR